In Strix aluco isolate bStrAlu1 chromosome 17, bStrAlu1.hap1, whole genome shotgun sequence, the genomic stretch GCTCTTCCCCCTTCTTTTGAGATTAATGGTTTTAACCCTGGGCAGATTTTCTTATAGTTTCTCCTGAGACAATGTTTTACAAAAGCTGTGCACCTAGGCTTTTTATAGAAAATAGCAAATGTTCTTCCTTGTACCTGTTCTGCAATTTCCTGTCGCTTCTGCTCCAGGATTTTCTGCTGTTCGTTTGTGTGATCCACAATATTTTTCCCTCCCACCAGAAGCTTGCTTTCCATTGCCTGAAAGGGAAGACCAAGGTCAGGAGTTTCTCTCAGTGAGAACAGACTGTAACTTTCTCTCATATGGATACAGCTTCTTCAgggcagcttttcttttttttttaatatttatttatatttttatttaacctTCTCTTTCAAGTCAGCTGCTACAAGAATTACTATTTCTTAAAATTCCTATAAAGCTGGGGGAATAATGTTTAGAATTACGCATTGCTGTAATGTGTGGCAGAGCTGAAGAACCGAGACATGTGCTCTCCTGTAAAAAACTTGTTAATGATCTGTGACAGAATGAAGCACTTTTTTGTGCCGCAGCTTGTGAAAAGATGTATCATCACATTTTATTGTGCTGATTGCTTAAGATCCTACAAAATCAGCACATAAGAACAATGCAACAACTCATGAATATTGAAATATGTAATTAATGGTGGAGATTTCAACTTCTGTCTAGAAATAGTTTATTTCAAAATCTTCCAATCTAAACACAAATCACTATCCTGGAAACTTCCCGTGATATAACCTTCCAAATTGGGAAACCCTCTTTTCTCCCCACAGCCTGAATAAGTTGCTTTCAAACAGTATGACAAGGAAGAATTCTACCTTGATTTTAGCACTCAGCATTTCCGTTGCTTCCTTCTCTCGCCTCaggtcctccattttcttctccttctctttcagcAGTCTCATCTTTTCTTCTGCTACCAAGCTGTGATCCTCAACTATAGCTTTCTTCTCAATCTccagcttttcttgttgctcccTCCAATAGTCGTCTTTGTCATCTCCTTCATCCTCACCCTCTTCagtgtcctcctcctcttccccaccatctctcctcctttccctcctctttcttttgCCAATAGACCGTTTTTCCAGCTGTGCCTTGAGTCGAGCGATCTCCTCCTGGAATTCTCGTAGCAGAGCATCCTTAGGATCCTCATTCACTCGTGGCTTGTTCTTGATGTTTTTGGCACGATTGGCGTATCTCAGCGTTGTCAGAGTCTCCTCTACGTTGTAAGAGGCAGGGCCTATATTAGCCACCATCACAGTTTTGGCATTGCCACCTAATGAGTCTTGAAGTAACCTGGTCAGCTTTGAGTCCCGGTATGGAATATGTGTGCTTTTGCCATCTACGAGGGCAGAGATAACGTTGCCCAAAGCTGAAAGAGAGAGATTGATTTTAGTAGCCTCCTTTAACCTTTCCCCCTGCGCTCCAGTCTTAGCTTGCCGCTCGCTGCCTGCAAGGTCTACCAGGTTGAGTTTCCCAACACGGATGTGATTCTCTCCGTCAAGTCCTAACTCGCTGCATTCAATAGTGATCACAAAAATGGCATGAGACCGAGAGCTGTGTTCGTTCATGTTGGTGGCACCCACGGAGCGATTTTGGTTTCCCACGTTCATGACGTGCTCTATCTCTTTGACGCTTTTCGTGACAAAGGAGGACAAATCCTTGACATAGACACCAGTGTCTGGTCTCTCCTTTAACTCCAGCCGCTTGGACTGATCCTTTGACAACAAGTCTCTGATTTCTTCCTGGTATATTTCCAAATAAGAAGCTCTAACTAGGTATTGCTGATTTTGAGATCTGGAGATGTGGGTGAAGATGTGATCGAAGGAGTTGGGGATGACCCCTCTTTTTTCAGGATCGCCACGCACCCCTTCCATCGTATACGTTTTCCCTGTCCCAGTCTGCCCATACGCAAAGATTGTCCCGTTAAATCCTTGCAGGACAGAGTCCACGAGAGGTCTGAAGGTCTCATCGTAGAGTTCAACCTGTTTGGAATTCCAGTCATACACAGCGTCGAAGGTGAAAGTTTTAGGCAGTTCATGAGATGTTCCCCGCGGATTCTTCACCGAGACCTGCCCTAACTTGACATCCACGTTAACAACTTTTTCATACGAAGCAGTCTTCTCTTTGCTATTCATCGGCCGGCATCGCACCACCACCCTCACAGACTCAGAGCTCTTTAACTTAGACATGACAGCAGGTCTGTGGCTGGCGTGATCTGATCGGTGGATGATCCCGTGCTAGAAAcctaaaaaggaaacaaaggagCAATATCTGAAGGAAGTTTTCCGCAGGTGACAATTTTTCACAAAGCCAAAGATTCGGCTCATCTATTCAAGCAGCATTTTGCATTAAGTTGAGAGGGATTTTGAAGAATAGAAATAACGTACAACATGAAAACTTTAGAAAGGCCTGAACTGAGACAGTGTTATTTAACCAAAGCCTGTCCATCAAATGGTATCATTTCTACAAGCTGTGCTGCAAAAAATCTTCATCAAATCACATCTTTACAGTTGGCAGAGATCCTTTTCCTGACccttaaaaataatcataatgcTTTTTAAACTACGAAAATCATATAATACTTTGCCATTGATTCCCTTTGCAGtcaggctttttgttttaaatctcacACTTTGAAAACCCAGCACAGGCTTGTTCTCTCCGTATTGCTCAGGCTTTTGAAAGGGAATCTCTCAGGTGCTTTGAATAAGAGCTTCACCCACCTACCGAA encodes the following:
- the KIF3B gene encoding kinesin-like protein KIF3B isoform X2, with the protein product MSKLKSSESVRVVVRCRPMNSKEKTASYEKVVNVDVKLGQVSVKNPRGTSHELPKTFTFDAVYDWNSKQVELYDETFRPLVDSVLQGFNGTIFAYGQTGTGKTYTMEGVRGDPEKRGVIPNSFDHIFTHISRSQNQQYLVRASYLEIYQEEIRDLLSKDQSKRLELKERPDTGVYVKDLSSFVTKSVKEIEHVMNVGNQNRSVGATNMNEHSSRSHAIFVITIECSELGLDGENHIRVGKLNLVDLAGSERQAKTGAQGERLKEATKINLSLSALGNVISALVDGKSTHIPYRDSKLTRLLQDSLGGNAKTVMVANIGPASYNVEETLTTLRYANRAKNIKNKPRVNEDPKDALLREFQEEIARLKAQLEKRSIGKRKRRERRRDGGEEEEDTEEGEDEGDDKDDYWREQQEKLEIEKKAIVEDHSLVAEEKMRLLKEKEKKMEDLRREKEATEMLSAKIKAMESKLLVGGKNIVDHTNEQQKILEQKRQEIAEQKRREREIQQQMESRDEETLELKETYSSLQQEVDIKTKKLKKLFSKLQAVKAEIHDLQEEHIKERQELEQTQNELTRELKLKHLIIENFIPLEEKNKIMNRSFFDEEEDQWKLHPITRLE
- the KIF3B gene encoding kinesin-like protein KIF3B isoform X1; the encoded protein is MSKLKSSESVRVVVRCRPMNSKEKTASYEKVVNVDVKLGQVSVKNPRGTSHELPKTFTFDAVYDWNSKQVELYDETFRPLVDSVLQGFNGTIFAYGQTGTGKTYTMEGVRGDPEKRGVIPNSFDHIFTHISRSQNQQYLVRASYLEIYQEEIRDLLSKDQSKRLELKERPDTGVYVKDLSSFVTKSVKEIEHVMNVGNQNRSVGATNMNEHSSRSHAIFVITIECSELGLDGENHIRVGKLNLVDLAGSERQAKTGAQGERLKEATKINLSLSALGNVISALVDGKSTHIPYRDSKLTRLLQDSLGGNAKTVMVANIGPASYNVEETLTTLRYANRAKNIKNKPRVNEDPKDALLREFQEEIARLKAQLEKRSIGKRKRRERRRDGGEEEEDTEEGEDEGDDKDDYWREQQEKLEIEKKAIVEDHSLVAEEKMRLLKEKEKKMEDLRREKEATEMLSAKIKAMESKLLVGGKNIVDHTNEQQKILEQKRQEIAEQKRREREIQQQMESRDEETLELKETYSSLQQEVDIKTKKLKKLFSKLQAVKAEIHDLQEEHIKERQELEQTQNELTRELKLKHLIIENFIPLEEKNKIMNRSFFDEEEDQWKLHPITRLDNQQMMKRPVSAVGYKRPLSQHARASMMIRPEARYRAENIVLLELDMPSRTTRDYEGPAIAPKVQAALEAALQDEDEIQVDASTFESTSNKKSKPRPKTGRKSGGSSSAGTHSSQLYPQSRGLVPK